From a single Eleginops maclovinus isolate JMC-PN-2008 ecotype Puerto Natales chromosome 20, JC_Emac_rtc_rv5, whole genome shotgun sequence genomic region:
- the zgc:171566 gene encoding zgc:171566 isoform X1: MCRSAAAVLTALLCAARLCAAGRNQPLNYRPIIGVLAQENLPDDQYAHGFSYIAASYVKYLEGAGARVVPVRINRTEGEYANIFNAINGLLLPGGDVDIQTSQYSRAAKIFYDLALKANDAGDYFPIWGTCQGFQQLSVLTANKNLLTLTNTKAVALPLTLTPATQSSRLFRSFPKDLLQSLAEENITANFHKWSLSLQNYSRNAKLKRFYKVLSTNNDGKKEFISTMEAHRYPFYAVQWHPEKTPFEWVDKPGMTHSPAAIRASFYTSSFFVSEAMKNQHHFSSLVEEERALIYNFSPVFRGMNSIFIQNYYFD; this comes from the exons ATGTGTCGTTCGGCTGCAGCGGTGTTGACCGCCCTCCTGTGCGCCGCGCGGCTGTGCGCGGCAGGGAGGAACCAGCCGCTCAACTACCGGCCCATAATTG GTGTGTTGGCGCAGGAAAATCTTCCAGATGACCAGTATGCTCATGGCTTCTCTTACATCGCTGCCTCCTATGTCAAATACTTGGAAGGAGCCGGGGCTAGGGTTGTACCTGTGAG AATCAATCGCACAGAAGGAgaatatgcaaatatatttaatgcGATAAATGG GTTGTTGCTTCCGGGAGGAGATGTAGATATTCAGACATCGCAGTACAGTCGAGCAGCCAAGATCTTTTATGACTTGGCTCTAAAG GCCAATGATGCTGGGGACTACTTCCCTATCTGGGGAACCTGTCAGGGCTTCCAGCAGCTGTCTGTCCTCACTGCCAATAAAAACCTGCTGACCCTCACCAATACCAAGGCAGTTGCTCTCCCTCTTACTCTCACTCCAG CAACCCAGTCCAGCCGGCTCTTCCGGAGTTTTCCAAAGGATCTTCTGCAGTCTCTGGCTGAGGAAAACATCACTGCCAACTTCCACAAATGGAGTCTATCTTTGCAG AACTACAGCCGAAATGCCAAACTGAAGAGGTTCTACAAGGTGCTGTCCACTAACAATGATGGGAAGAAAGAATTCATCTCCACCATGGAAG CCCACCGCTACCCATTTTATGCCGTGCAGTGGCATCCAGAGAAAACTCCCTTTGAGTGGGTGGATAAGCCGGGCATGACTCACTCCCCCGCTGCCATAAGAGCCTCTTTCTACACCTCCAGCTTCTTTGTCTCTGAAg CCATGAAGAACCAGCACCATTTCTCCAGTCTCGTGGAGGAAGAGCGAGCCCTCATCTATAACTTCTCTCCCGTCTTCAGAGGCATGAATTCCATCTTTATCCAGAACTATTACTTTGACTAA
- the zgc:171566 gene encoding zgc:171566 isoform X2 translates to MCRSAAAVLTALLCAARLCAAGRNQPLNYRPIIGVLAQENLPDDQYAHGFSYIAASYVKYLEGAGARVVPVRLLLPGGDVDIQTSQYSRAAKIFYDLALKANDAGDYFPIWGTCQGFQQLSVLTANKNLLTLTNTKAVALPLTLTPATQSSRLFRSFPKDLLQSLAEENITANFHKWSLSLQNYSRNAKLKRFYKVLSTNNDGKKEFISTMEAHRYPFYAVQWHPEKTPFEWVDKPGMTHSPAAIRASFYTSSFFVSEAMKNQHHFSSLVEEERALIYNFSPVFRGMNSIFIQNYYFD, encoded by the exons ATGTGTCGTTCGGCTGCAGCGGTGTTGACCGCCCTCCTGTGCGCCGCGCGGCTGTGCGCGGCAGGGAGGAACCAGCCGCTCAACTACCGGCCCATAATTG GTGTGTTGGCGCAGGAAAATCTTCCAGATGACCAGTATGCTCATGGCTTCTCTTACATCGCTGCCTCCTATGTCAAATACTTGGAAGGAGCCGGGGCTAGGGTTGTACCTGTGAG GTTGTTGCTTCCGGGAGGAGATGTAGATATTCAGACATCGCAGTACAGTCGAGCAGCCAAGATCTTTTATGACTTGGCTCTAAAG GCCAATGATGCTGGGGACTACTTCCCTATCTGGGGAACCTGTCAGGGCTTCCAGCAGCTGTCTGTCCTCACTGCCAATAAAAACCTGCTGACCCTCACCAATACCAAGGCAGTTGCTCTCCCTCTTACTCTCACTCCAG CAACCCAGTCCAGCCGGCTCTTCCGGAGTTTTCCAAAGGATCTTCTGCAGTCTCTGGCTGAGGAAAACATCACTGCCAACTTCCACAAATGGAGTCTATCTTTGCAG AACTACAGCCGAAATGCCAAACTGAAGAGGTTCTACAAGGTGCTGTCCACTAACAATGATGGGAAGAAAGAATTCATCTCCACCATGGAAG CCCACCGCTACCCATTTTATGCCGTGCAGTGGCATCCAGAGAAAACTCCCTTTGAGTGGGTGGATAAGCCGGGCATGACTCACTCCCCCGCTGCCATAAGAGCCTCTTTCTACACCTCCAGCTTCTTTGTCTCTGAAg CCATGAAGAACCAGCACCATTTCTCCAGTCTCGTGGAGGAAGAGCGAGCCCTCATCTATAACTTCTCTCCCGTCTTCAGAGGCATGAATTCCATCTTTATCCAGAACTATTACTTTGACTAA